In one window of uncultured Draconibacterium sp. DNA:
- a CDS encoding DUF1080 domain-containing protein, giving the protein MKKFFSILMATAFVFSISCKSTKTGGSAGLNQLTKKEKEEGWVLLFDGKTSEGWRGNNKDHFPTGWEVVDGTLHCNKSGQGEAGARDGGDIITTKEYSNFHLKLEWKIAEGGNSGIFYLGKEHEGWPIYKTAPEMQVLDNERHPDALLGKDGNRKAGSLYDLIPAKPQNAKPAGGWNTVEIICYKGTVVHKQNGETVVEYHLWTDDWKELVAGSKFPGLNPDWANIAKEGVIALQDHGDDVWFRNIKIKEMNY; this is encoded by the coding sequence ATGAAAAAGTTTTTTTCAATTTTAATGGCTACTGCCTTTGTGTTTTCTATCTCGTGTAAGAGTACAAAAACAGGAGGTTCGGCCGGTTTAAATCAATTAACAAAAAAAGAAAAAGAAGAGGGTTGGGTATTGCTTTTCGATGGCAAAACCAGCGAAGGATGGCGTGGCAACAACAAGGACCATTTCCCAACAGGATGGGAAGTTGTTGACGGAACTTTGCACTGTAATAAATCAGGTCAGGGCGAAGCCGGAGCACGCGATGGTGGCGATATTATCACTACTAAAGAATACTCTAACTTTCATCTGAAACTGGAATGGAAAATTGCTGAAGGTGGTAACTCAGGTATTTTCTACTTAGGAAAAGAGCACGAAGGATGGCCGATTTATAAAACGGCTCCTGAAATGCAAGTGTTAGATAACGAACGTCACCCTGATGCATTGTTAGGAAAAGACGGTAACCGCAAAGCCGGTTCGTTATACGACCTTATTCCTGCAAAACCACAAAATGCAAAACCTGCAGGTGGATGGAATACGGTTGAAATTATTTGCTACAAAGGAACTGTTGTGCACAAGCAGAATGGCGAAACAGTTGTAGAGTATCACTTGTGGACTGACGACTGGAAAGAGTTGGTAGCCGGATCAAAATTCCCTGGCTTAAATCCTGACTGGGCAAATATTGCTAAAGAAGGTGTTATTGCATTGCAAGACCATGGCGACGATGTTTGGTTCCGCAATATCAAAATTAAAGAAATGAATTATTAA